In Pseudovibrio brasiliensis, the following are encoded in one genomic region:
- a CDS encoding ABC transporter substrate-binding protein produces MKKSILMGSVFAATLAFAAPSMAKTLVYCSEGSPEGFTPALYTAGTTFDASSRQMFNRLIEFERGGTNIVPALAEKWEVSEDGKEYTFYLRKGVKFHTTKNFTPTRDLNADDVIFSFERQGKKDHPYHLVSGGTYEYFGYMDLANLIEKIERVDDYTVKFVLKRPEAPMLANLAMDFASIHSAEYAEKMMDNKDAFDQNPVGTGPFQMVGYQKDAMIRYKAHPDYWAGKAPIDNLVFAITPDASVRYQKLKAGECHVMPFPNPADIEAMKEDPAINLMQQEGLNVGYLAYNTKVAPFDNPKVRRALNAAMNKDAIIDAVFQSAGKVAKNPIPPTIWSYNDSIEDDVYDVEAAKAALAAEGVKDLKMKIWAMPVQRPYNPNARRMAEVIQSDFAEVGVEVEIVSYEWGEYLKRSKEEDRDGAVLLGWTGDNGDPDNFLAALLSCEGVGGSNRAQWCNAEFQDLISKAKLTSDVAERTKLYEQAQVVFKREAPWATIAHSVVSEPVSVKVENYKIDPFGGHIFYGVGLK; encoded by the coding sequence ATGAAAAAATCAATTCTTATGGGCAGTGTGTTTGCTGCGACATTGGCGTTTGCTGCACCAAGCATGGCAAAAACGCTTGTATACTGCTCAGAAGGTTCTCCTGAGGGCTTCACACCAGCTCTCTACACAGCTGGTACAACATTCGACGCGTCTTCCCGTCAGATGTTCAACCGTCTGATCGAATTCGAGCGTGGTGGCACAAACATCGTTCCAGCACTGGCCGAGAAATGGGAAGTTTCCGAAGACGGTAAGGAATACACCTTCTATCTTCGCAAAGGCGTAAAGTTCCACACAACAAAGAACTTCACTCCAACCCGTGACCTCAATGCAGACGATGTGATCTTCTCCTTTGAGCGTCAGGGTAAAAAAGATCATCCGTACCATCTGGTATCCGGCGGTACCTATGAGTACTTCGGTTACATGGATCTGGCGAACCTGATCGAAAAAATCGAACGTGTTGACGATTACACAGTTAAGTTCGTCCTCAAGCGTCCAGAAGCGCCAATGCTCGCAAACCTGGCAATGGATTTTGCTTCCATTCATTCTGCTGAATATGCAGAAAAGATGATGGACAACAAAGATGCATTCGACCAGAACCCTGTTGGCACCGGCCCATTCCAGATGGTTGGTTACCAGAAAGATGCAATGATCCGCTATAAAGCCCACCCGGACTACTGGGCAGGTAAAGCGCCAATCGACAATCTGGTCTTCGCAATTACTCCAGATGCATCTGTTCGCTATCAGAAGCTGAAAGCGGGTGAATGTCATGTCATGCCATTCCCGAACCCAGCTGATATTGAAGCAATGAAGGAAGATCCTGCGATCAACCTGATGCAGCAGGAAGGCCTGAACGTTGGTTATCTGGCTTACAACACCAAAGTTGCGCCATTTGATAATCCAAAAGTTCGCCGGGCTCTGAACGCAGCTATGAACAAGGATGCGATCATCGACGCGGTCTTCCAAAGCGCTGGTAAGGTCGCCAAGAACCCAATTCCACCAACAATCTGGTCATATAACGATTCTATTGAAGATGATGTTTATGACGTGGAAGCTGCAAAAGCTGCTCTGGCAGCAGAAGGCGTTAAAGATCTCAAGATGAAGATCTGGGCAATGCCAGTTCAGCGTCCTTACAACCCGAACGCACGTCGTATGGCTGAAGTTATTCAGTCTGACTTTGCTGAGGTTGGTGTAGAAGTTGAGATCGTTTCCTACGAGTGGGGTGAGTACCTGAAGCGCTCTAAGGAAGAAGATCGTGACGGTGCTGTTCTTCTTGGCTGGACCGGTGACAATGGTGACCCAGACAACTTCCTTGCTGCTCTTTTGAGCTGTGAAGGCGTTGGTGGTTCCAACCGTGCTCAGTGGTGTAATGCTGAGTTCCAGGACCTGATTTCTAAAGCGAAGCTGACTTCAGATGTTGCTGAGCGTACCAAGCTCTATGAGCAGGCACAGGTGGTCTTCAAACGTGAAGCTCCATGGGCAACCATCGCTCACTCAGTTGTATCTGAGCCAGTCTCCGTAAAGGTAGAGAACTACAAGATTGACCCGTTCGGTGGTCACATCTTCTACGGTGTTGGCCTGAAGTAA